The Candidatus Neomarinimicrobiota bacterium DNA window TGCCAAATGACATATTCTTTTATAACCTGATTTTATCAAATATTCTACCGCTTTATATGCGGCTTCAAAATCATCGACAGCTACTTTTGGAACACTAACATCATCTATAACCCTATCAAAAAAGACAAAAGGAATTCCACTTTTAATAAGCATTTCGAAAGGCTTCCTATCCCTTGTTGTTTCAGAAATTGAAATCAACAACCCTGCTACCCTGGTTTCAACAAGAACATTTATATTTATCTCTTCTCTTCTATAATCCTCATTAGATTTAGTCACAATAATTGCAAAACCCTCACGATATGCAACTTCTTCAATACCACTAATCGCAGCAGAAAAAAAACGATGCTCTATCTCAGGCACTATAACCCCGATCAAATGGGTTCTTTTCATCTGTAGGCTTCTGGCAATTATATTCGGTTTATACTGTAGTTTATTTGCAAGTTCTTTTACCTTTCTTTTTGTCTCATCACTTATATAGGGATGATCTCTCAATGCTCGTGATACAGTCGATGGAGAAACCCCTAATTCTTTCGCTATATCCTTAATCGTTACTATCTTCTTCATTTCTTATTAACAAATTTCACATAAATATTAAATATATTAAATAAAACTATTAAATCAAAAATTATTATTTTTCCTTATAATGTTTAGTTGATAAACTTTTTAATCTTTTTGTGCTCTCTTCAGCCGTCAGATCTCTCTGTGGCTCACTTAGCATTTCATATCCCACCATAAATTTTTTAATTGTTGCAGATCGAAGTAGTGGAGGATAAAAATGCATATGAAAATGCCATTCTGGATATTCCATTGAATCAGTTGGACAATTATGCATACCTGCAGAATAGGGAAAAGGTATATTAAATAGATTGTCGTATTTTATAGTTATCAATTTTAATATCTCGGCAAAATGTAAGATCTCTTTATTATTAAATTCACCTATGCTGGGAATATGTCTTTTTGAAACAATCATAACCTCATATGGCCAGATAGCCCAAAAGGGTACAAGAACCACAAAACTATCATTTTCAACAACTATCCTTTGATCCAATTTCAACTCAGTCTCCAAATAATCACATAGTAAGCATCTCTTTTTGCCGTGGAAATATCCCCTTTGTCTCACAAGCTCTTTATAGGGTTCTACCGGTATTGAAGACTGTGCCCAAATCTGACCATGTGGGTGAGGATTACTACATCCCATAATCTCACCCTTATTCTCAAATATAGTTATATATTTTATTTCGGGGATTTCAGCTATTTCTTCATACTGTTTTTTCCATTCTTCCACCAAATTTATCAAATACTTTGAGTCAAGTTCAGGTAATGTTTTATTATGGAAATGAGAGAAACATACTACTCGGCACAAACCAATTTCACCTTTCGCAAACAATACTTCACTATGGCTAAATGAATCGATTCTTTTTTTATTCATTAATAGAGCGGGGAAGTCATTATCAAAAACAAACACACCTTTATAATCCGGATTGATTCTCCCGCCAGCTCTTTTATTTCCTGGACAGAGGTAACAATCCGGATCATATTCAGGAAGTTCTTCAGGAGGTGGTTGTTCTACCCTACCTACCCATGGTCTTTGTAGTCTGTGAGGAGATACGAGCACCCAATCTCCCGTTAATAGATTTAATCTTCTATGTGCCGATTGAAAAAACTCCATACTCATCTTAAATGACTCAGTGAACAAACGTTTGCAATTTATCCCTTCCGTAATATAAATGCAATTATTTTATATGTGATTAAACGGTTTTGATCCCGTTTTATCCTATGTATCGATAACCATTTCCGTCCCGATAAATCTCCCCCCGATTATCCAGTGTGTTATGCTATCTCTTTATTTCTAAAACAATTACCGACTTAGAAGGAACGTCAACAACCACAGTATTATTTTTTACTTTAAAATCTCTGAATACCGTTGGTTTAACATTATCAGGGTTATCAAAAGTATTATGAGAATTCATTTCCTTTGCAGTCAAAACTTTCCCGCTTACCTCTTTAACAGA harbors:
- a CDS encoding LacI family DNA-binding transcriptional regulator, with the translated sequence MKKIVTIKDIAKELGVSPSTVSRALRDHPYISDETKRKVKELANKLQYKPNIIARSLQMKRTHLIGVIVPEIEHRFFSAAISGIEEVAYREGFAIIVTKSNEDYRREEININVLVETRVAGLLISISETTRDRKPFEMLIKSGIPFVFFDRVIDDVSVPKVAVDDFEAAYKAVEYLIKSGYKRICHLAGPKFLSISKKRAEGYREAMRAYNISVDDKMVVYGGMHETDGASGFITLINNVPDLDAIFAVNDPVAIGAIMEAKKLGYRIPGDIAFVGFSNNPISAMIEPALTTVDQPAYNLGKTAAEVLIRMINEGTYRAESKVITLKTHLIIRDTT
- a CDS encoding UDP-glucose--hexose-1-phosphate uridylyltransferase — its product is MSMEFFQSAHRRLNLLTGDWVLVSPHRLQRPWVGRVEQPPPEELPEYDPDCYLCPGNKRAGGRINPDYKGVFVFDNDFPALLMNKKRIDSFSHSEVLFAKGEIGLCRVVCFSHFHNKTLPELDSKYLINLVEEWKKQYEEIAEIPEIKYITIFENKGEIMGCSNPHPHGQIWAQSSIPVEPYKELVRQRGYFHGKKRCLLCDYLETELKLDQRIVVENDSFVVLVPFWAIWPYEVMIVSKRHIPSIGEFNNKEILHFAEILKLITIKYDNLFNIPFPYSAGMHNCPTDSMEYPEWHFHMHFYPPLLRSATIKKFMVGYEMLSEPQRDLTAEESTKRLKSLSTKHYKEK